In Kaistia defluvii, one genomic interval encodes:
- a CDS encoding DMT family transporter: MSPPTDTHATEIAPAALPRAKPSEAAMTRLDYSLYAVTVFAWSTSWIALKLQLGVVAPQVALTWRFLLASLVMFGWAIVRRHRLAFPLADHLRFIGLGFFIFSMNFLQFYIGGAKLASGLLAVIFSLASVFNMLLGAIFLRQSVDRRVLLGAAFGFGGVALMFWPEIAGTEIDHDAAIGLLLCVGGTLFFCIGNMISASAQKRGIPVVSASAWGMAYGAAILAITAALLGKPFIFDPSFQYIASLLWLALLSSVVAFFAYLTLLGRIGSGRAGYSTVLFPVFALLISTFAEGYHWTVFAIAGLALVMVGNVIVLGRR; this comes from the coding sequence ATGTCTCCCCCAACCGATACCCACGCGACCGAAATCGCCCCGGCCGCCCTCCCACGCGCCAAGCCCTCCGAGGCGGCGATGACACGGCTCGATTATTCGCTCTATGCGGTCACCGTGTTTGCCTGGAGCACGAGCTGGATCGCGCTCAAGCTGCAGCTCGGCGTCGTCGCACCCCAGGTGGCGCTGACCTGGCGGTTCCTGCTCGCCTCGCTGGTGATGTTCGGCTGGGCGATCGTGCGCCGCCACCGCCTCGCCTTCCCGCTCGCCGACCATCTGCGCTTCATCGGGCTCGGCTTCTTCATCTTCTCGATGAATTTCCTGCAGTTCTATATCGGCGGCGCCAAGCTGGCCTCGGGCCTGCTCGCCGTCATCTTCTCGCTCGCCTCGGTCTTCAACATGCTGCTTGGCGCGATCTTCCTGCGCCAGTCGGTCGACCGGCGCGTGCTGCTCGGCGCCGCCTTCGGCTTCGGCGGCGTGGCGCTGATGTTCTGGCCTGAGATCGCCGGCACCGAGATCGACCACGACGCGGCCATCGGCCTGCTGCTCTGCGTCGGCGGCACGCTGTTCTTCTGCATCGGCAACATGATTTCCGCCTCGGCGCAGAAACGCGGCATTCCGGTCGTCTCGGCCAGCGCCTGGGGCATGGCCTATGGCGCGGCGATCCTGGCGATCACCGCGGCGCTGCTCGGCAAGCCGTTCATCTTCGACCCGTCCTTCCAGTACATCGCCTCGCTGCTATGGCTGGCGCTGCTGTCCTCGGTGGTCGCCTTCTTTGCCTATCTGACGCTGCTCGGCCGGATCGGCTCAGGCCGCGCCGGCTATTCGACGGTGCTGTTCCCCGTCTTCGCCCTGCTGATCTCGACCTTCGCGGAAGGCTATCACTGGACGGTCTTCGCGATCGCCGGCCTCGCCCTCGTCATGGTCGGCAACGTCATCGTGCTCGGCCGGCGCTGA